From the Pseudomonas sp. VD-NE ins genome, the window TCAAAAGATCGTCCGATCGCGGCCCGAGCCTTCGGACGATCTTTTGATTCTGCTGCTTTAAACCCGTGCTTCGACGCTCACCCAGTAACGGGTAAAGCGCTTCACCTTCACCGGCAAACTGATTTCCAGCAGATCGAGAATCCGCTCGCTGTCGTCCAGCGGATAAGTCCCTGAGATCAGCAGATCGGCAACGTCTCTGTCGCAATTGAGCTGGCCGCGACGGTAGCGAGCCAGTTCATCGAGGAAGTCGCCCAGACGCATATGCGCCGCCACCAGCATGCCGTCGGCCCAGGCGCCGCTGTTGGCGTCCAAAGGCTTGGCTTCGGTGACTGAAGCAGAGGTAAAACTCAACTGACGCGCGAGCGGCAGCAACATCGGCGCGCGTCCGTTGCTGCTCAGCTCGACCCGGCCTTCAAACAGCGCTACCTGCGTGTGATCGGCAAATTGACGCACATTGAGGCGTGCGCCGTGAGTTTTCAGAGTGCCTTGAGCCGTGCGCACTTCGAACGATTGCGCGGCAGTCAGGAGGATTTCGCCTTCGAGCAAGCGGATCAGTCGCGCCGAGGTATCCACATCGGCGGCACTGGCGGTGTTGAGTTGCAACTGATCGCCGGCGCCGAGCGCCACTTTGCGCCGTTGCCCGATCGGGCTGCGGTAATCGGCGAACAGCGACGGCAGTGGGGTGTGTTCGCGCATGCCCCAGGTCACCGCCGAACCGGCACCGAGAATCAGCAGCAGTTTCAGCGCCTGACGACGGCTGCCGGACTTCGGCCCGTTCAACGCCGCGTGTGCCAGCGGCGAAGACACACCGCGCAGACGCTGATTGACTCGTTGAATATGCTCCCACGCTCGCCGATGTTCACTGTGCGCCTCCAGCCATTGTTGCCAGGCCTGTTGCTGGCGCGGGGAGAGCGTGCCTTGCTGCATTTCCATCAACCAATACACGGCCTGTTCAGCCACTTGGGAGGAGAAATCCGGCGCGCGGTTCATAGGGCGAAGTAGCAGCGCATCGCCGC encodes:
- a CDS encoding DUF4880 domain-containing protein, with amino-acid sequence MNRAPDFSSQVAEQAVYWLMEMQQGTLSPRQQQAWQQWLEAHSEHRRAWEHIQRVNQRLRGVSSPLAHAALNGPKSGSRRQALKLLLILGAGSAVTWGMREHTPLPSLFADYRSPIGQRRKVALGAGDQLQLNTASAADVDTSARLIRLLEGEILLTAAQSFEVRTAQGTLKTHGARLNVRQFADHTQVALFEGRVELSSNGRAPMLLPLARQLSFTSASVTEAKPLDANSGAWADGMLVAAHMRLGDFLDELARYRRGQLNCDRDVADLLISGTYPLDDSERILDLLEISLPVKVKRFTRYWVSVEARV